In the genome of Chrysoperla carnea chromosome 5, inChrCarn1.1, whole genome shotgun sequence, the window ttagggttctgtaGGCGAAAAACCTAAATAAAGggcgatgatattcaaaattggttgagtttggaaaaggcttaaaggaaaacggtaatttaatggagagtcttcttagatatgttttaagtgcgagtttagggtttcgtacaagaaaaatttgcgtggggtttttaaattttttaaatttcacttgtacacTGTATATTCCACAAATAGAGACAAAAAAACtttcttgatatttttgttgaaaaaatacaaaagatcaTGGatcataaaatcgaaaaaatcataaataattttaataaaccacaaatatttgcaaatagatacattgttagaaaaaaattatagaaatacttaaatgaaacaataatttacCAATTTATATTCTCACATTTCATTTTCAGTAATTCTCTAGACactaataaaacgaaaaaatgttaataatttttttgattatgttCAAGCATTATTAGACCAACACGACATGTTTCCTATATTACAACCTTATTACGACAACATGTAAGTTGTACTTGTACGAACTAGATTCGACATTCGTATTATAAGTATATAACATTTAATGTAGGTCAGAAATGAAAACTTTTCTATATGGAAcataagttataataaaaaagctttttttattaaaaaaaataaactgtacAAATTAAACGcctaacatttttatattattattattattattatacttccGAGTGTTCTAGGAAAACTCGATATACCAAATTAAAATAGGGCAATATTAAACGATAAAGATATTTTGTGTTTGttaaggaagttccctcaccagtaatagaaaaaaataaattagtagaaaatgatccaaattttgagtatgttgtagttaacgatacatattattaaatcaaaaaaaaaatttgggtatcttatcgatcaattaagagagtaattaattaattaaaaatacactaaataacatgaggatggtatgttatttactgtatttttaattaataaaaactctcttaattgatcgataagatacccaaattttttttttgatttaataatatgtatcgttaactacaacatactcaaaatttggatcattttctactaatttatttttttctattactggtgagggaacttccttaaaTATAAGGTTTCAGTTATATGAGCGTTGATTTAAACGCACGTTGAACAGATGTGCCCTCGCGGAATaacagcgatgtttacgaaaaaatgtttcatacaaaagttatgttaatttttttataaggaacatttttgttGTTCTACGGACGTGCAAGCGGGCAAACTtttgaaaatggactaatactTGGGACAAAACTAAATATGATTAACTTGTTATCCAATGTTATTGCTCGAGTATTTCTGAAAAGTATAGTATCCGCAATTAAGGaagtaattaacttttttaattctgGCCGAGTTATTGCGAGCACTACTGAGTCATTGCCATTTTTAAAAGTGGTCCCAGTAAAACAATTGACTAATAATTCGGCTTTACCTTGAAAATTTTACCACATACGGCTTAATCATGGGTACCAGAATTTTCACATGGACCTTGAGTATGAGCTTCACTACTTGATAAACGTTCATCTCATGCTTcccatttttattatgacaatTTCCCAGTTAATatcatagaccttttcatcgatttgattttgtttcggacagttgtcaaaaaaatttacagcctaagaaagttaaatatattttaatttttttcaagcagtgccttttgacaaggatagaagatataagatatgtcattacttgattgaaaacagttccaaacaaaaaagaatcattttgtaaatgaaaagctcTATTCCACGAATTTAAATTACATATCCCCTTAGTTTAAACAGTAACAATCCAGATTTAAATTCTGATATTCGTGATTTTTGATGTGTTCATGTTAATGTACACGCATATCTTGTGTCACATATTCTAGTGAGGTGTTACTTAGGaaacatatacaaaatattgagTTGCTATTAACGACAGTTACTGTTTAATAACACAagtcaaatcatttttatatattttgaactaaatagtaaaatttagtGAATagttagtattattataattattaaaaattaatatgactGATTTGGAAAAAATACTTCAGTCGAAAGAGCAAGCCGAGAATGTTGTCGCATTGAAAGGTGATGTCGAACAATTAACGAAAGATGAATCCACGAAAAATGAAGTGTATGTATCGGATATTGGACAAGGTGATcataagaaaaatgtattacctcaaaataaagatatattaaagaAATCGAAATATCCACCGGATGAATGTTATGAACCAGCACATCCAACATCGAGTCATGGATGGTTAATGGATGATGAATGTATTGTCAAAGATAAATGGGTGTCCGAAGTCAAGGAAAAATTTCAAGTACCTGTTAAATCAAGTGTAGGAAATGGTAagctaatattttaatactataaTCTAAAACGAGAATGCAGAGTGCCTTTTTTAAGTAACCCTTGAAATTCgagaaataagttttatcgattaaaatgcttcaaacaaaaaatcttgGGTCTATAGATTTTCGAGAATCAGTCTTCTATCAATCTCATTCTGTCGTTGATCTAATTtggaaacaaatgaaaacaaacaattgactgagttaattgttgaaataccatgcatagtcagtgttgatttctttatcacattacacatacaaacatgtgacacacacataactaatattcaagtatagtacatattataaaatttccgcctaataggcgccctcacgggtaaacagtgatgtttacgaaaaaatgtttcaaacaaaagttgtttaatttttgataaggaaccttttttacattgaaacttttgatctatctctaacggtttacaagataggtcctacgaacccatcacccaattgacctatgatgatGCTcatttttttacgtcctgagtacgctgtaaaaatttcagctcgatatcttttttcgtttttgagttatcgtgtccacagacggacggacggacaaccggaaatggactaatttggtgattttatgaacacctttgacatttttttttcctaccatcattacttgggactaaacttaatatactatgcatatttcatatatacatggtataaaatgagGTTTCCGGCATCTTAACAATTccaattttcaaggtttttgaCTGCGGACATTTTGTAAAGTGCTCAACGAAAAATAATTGCCTGGCTTTGACaactttttgtactttttacgCGTTCCTAGAATCTCATTGAAAGGCTGAGAAATCTAAACACTTGTTTTTTTAGGTATTCGATATCAATTACAATATAAGAAAGCTATGCGAGAAGCGCTACAAGAAATGGAGGATGAAGATCGTAAacgtaatgaattaaaaattgaaccTTACGAAtcagaaaatgataaaatcggtaaaaatattaaatttaaaccattattagaagataaagaatatttttcaaaattatcatcGAAATATCCATTATATCGAACACCAACAATGACAATATATCGGCATTTATATTTAACCGAACGATCGAGAACTGGTTTAAATACAGCTGGGATACCGGGAATGTCACGTGTTTCAAATCCAGAAATGTTGTGGAATAAATATTGTGGATTTACAACGCCAATTGATCAATTATTGGAAGAGCCTCCTGGAGGATTATAAACGATAAATTTTaagttcacttttttttaaagttcattttgtattttcttaaagaagtaaaataaatttttcatttaaatagaaattttcattgatttaattttacaatgggAATACAGAACTTAATCCCAAGCCCAAAGCGTAATCTAAGCTGGTTTTATCTAGAAAAATTCCTCAAGTAAGCTTCTAGATCGTTGAGAGTCAGTGACTATCAATTATCCGtaaatcgttaaaaatattttgcccaAGCTTTCGGGAGGAATAAACCGAAAACAATGGCAGATGAGGCTGCATTTTCCCCAACATTATTTTCGAAGAGTGTTCAAAATTACTTCAGTGATGACTAACATGGGTGGAAATTTTTGAGTGAATTGCGCGGATACCATCATATCGAAGAATCCGTTTTTcatcttatttaataaatttgtaggGCTTATGTCTATCGTCTTCTGATCCTCTGAAGTTTTATTTCATAGAATTCATTTCACAAAACAAAACATGGTGTACTACGCGTTCGATCTTCctgtttgaaaaattgtaaaaaacaataaaatttactttttcccTTTAGCAACATCTCGCTTGATAATTTATTCAGCAAACATGGCAAACTGCGCTTTGGACCTCAGATAAGTGTAGTCAAAATGTCAGCCACAGAGTGTAACACAATACTTGacacatatttttttcgaagataatcgaattttaacgattttatCCAGTgtgaatgtaaatatttaacgcAGATTCccaccgaaaaaaaaaactaagtgaaGCCTCAGCCAAAAATAATTCCGTAAGCATAcgataatacataaataaataaatattatcatagcagtttttttccatttttttatattctcgaATAGCTTTTAACTCGACTTTCTATGTATATATAAGtctgttgtaaaataataattagtcgTTTCATCGTGATCTTTGAATTAATTATCTTAAGTTctctgtacaaaaaaattaattaattactaaatttcAAAGTATACTCACAAATGAAAACAGATATTACAAGGGAAACACCCAAATAATAagaagaaacatattttttatgcaaattaaatgcaaattgtcaatttataaataaatatataacaaacaaaaaaaatatatcaaagaaaatttaatgaatgtgTTTATTCCATTAAGAGCGCGCGCTGCAACCATCATCATACTACTATAACTAGGGTTGCcaactatattttataataactttattttaggtaaatataatttatactgtttttatagaaataaagttttcgaaaaaactgtttttccaATCTTCCAACTATGATGCGTAACACACTCATGTGAGTAAGAACCGAACTACTCATcgttatttgtaatttaaaaccatagagaaaaaaatcatagaGCTGCAAAGTCGCCACCAAACGTTTGATGGCAGTAAAAAGACGCAGATAAAGTAGGCGCGTATAGCTGTAGAGACACAGATAAAGAAGGAACGCAAAGCTGTCTTCGTCTCTCTTACATGTCTACTATTTTTTCGGAATCGACGAGTCGACGCGGTGAATCAATTTTTAGCTAGAGATATGGTTAACCTCGACTTCAAAAACGACGAAATTGCTCACAAGGAAATTACTGGTTGGAGTCggtactttattaaaattatttttcaatgtgtttttgaacatttttcgtCCTTtctatttttggcaaaaaatttcattttacactttttagtttttgtagtAGCAAGAGACTTGGGTAGCCAAAATGGAAGACACTTGGGGTTTCATTCGGTATAGATTAACACGCTTGTTGGGTATTTCATGGCGCTGTCTGATTATGAGGGCAAAGCCAAGTGCTAGGTTTTTTgagtattcatttaaataccaactttttttttgccaaaaaaaattgGCAACCCTACTCCCAGTGCAGCCTTTATGATACGgtatatttatagaaaagcaACGATACAATAGGCAGACACAGGCAGCTCCAGCATCGAATATTAATATGAAATGTCAGAGA includes:
- the LOC123300042 gene encoding uncharacterized protein LOC123300042 — its product is MTDLEKILQSKEQAENVVALKGDVEQLTKDESTKNEVYVSDIGQGDHKKNVLPQNKDILKKSKYPPDECYEPAHPTSSHGWLMDDECIVKDKWVSEVKEKFQVPVKSSVGNGIRYQLQYKKAMREALQEMEDEDRKRNELKIEPYESENDKIGKNIKFKPLLEDKEYFSKLSSKYPLYRTPTMTIYRHLYLTERSRTGLNTAGIPGMSRVSNPEMLWNKYCGFTTPIDQLLEEPPGGL